The Acidianus infernus genome window below encodes:
- a CDS encoding HEPN domain-containing protein → MNYKEWIEQEDLDTAKVLLTNGKCYASAFHSQQAVDKSSKSLVIYLWKRSCKTHLLIEKEGLNPFSC, encoded by the coding sequence ATGAACTATAAGGAATGGATAGAGCAGGAAGATCTAGATACTGCAAAAGTTCTTTTAACTAACGGGAAATGTTATGCTTCTGCCTTCCATTCTCAGCAAGCAGTAGATAAATCATCAAAGTCCCTTGTAATTTATCTTTGGAAAAGATCCTGTAAGACGCATTTACTTATAGAGAAGGAAGGACTGAATCCTTTTTCATGCTGA
- the tsaA gene encoding tRNA (N6-threonylcarbamoyladenosine(37)-N6)-methyltransferase TrmO, with protein MDCCFNYIGFVRREDNSASRNSVVRIVIKEEYVEGLKGVEEFSHLIIIYHLHLANLNKGLKRVRGGVEVGVFATRSQHRPNPIGISVVELIKREGNTLYVKGINAFDGTPVLDIKPYDEWDSILNPKVPEWHKIEMRSRVTDSF; from the coding sequence ATGGATTGTTGCTTTAACTACATAGGTTTCGTGAGGAGAGAAGATAATTCTGCCTCAAGGAATTCCGTAGTTAGAATAGTGATTAAAGAGGAATACGTTGAAGGACTAAAAGGTGTTGAAGAGTTCTCTCACTTAATAATTATTTATCATCTTCATCTAGCTAACCTCAACAAGGGTCTAAAAAGAGTGAGAGGAGGAGTAGAGGTAGGAGTTTTTGCTACAAGGTCTCAGCACAGACCTAACCCAATAGGGATTTCAGTGGTTGAACTAATTAAGAGGGAAGGCAACACCTTGTACGTTAAAGGAATAAATGCCTTTGACGGAACTCCAGTCCTTGATATCAAACCTTATGACGAATGGGATTCAATTCTTAACCCAAAAGTGCCAGAATGGCACAAGATAGAAATGAGATCACGGGTTACCGACTCTTTCTAA